In Perca fluviatilis chromosome 3, GENO_Pfluv_1.0, whole genome shotgun sequence, the following proteins share a genomic window:
- the LOC120555400 gene encoding cytochrome b-245 light chain, translating to MGKIEWAMWANEQALASGLILLTGGIVGVAGQFRGWPFAAYAVAAGVFVCLLEYPRSKRAKGTSVERTGQYCFTVCVKSFGPVTRNYYVRAFLHAAICVPGGFMLATVLGCVCLGIASLIYLAAAIRGEHWEPILPQKETTRKTDAVSVRNPPEMPPPRPPPEVRRKRVDDLEGAAYENPIPVSDK from the exons ATGGGGAAAATAGAGTGGGCGATGTGGGCCAATGAGCAGGCTCTGGCTTCAGGACTCA TTCTCCTCACTGGAGGCATTGTGGGGGTGGCTGGACAGTTCAGAGGCTGGCCGTTTGCTGCTTATGCCGT TGCTGCtggggtgtttgtgtgtctactTGAGTACCCCAGAAGCAAGAGGGCCAAGGGCACAAGTGTAGAGAGAAC GGGCCAGTACTGCTTCACCGTGTGTGTGAAATCCTTTGGGCCAGTGACAAGGAACTATTATGTTAGAGCTTTTTTACACGCTGC AATCTGTGTACCTGGAGGTTTTATGCTTGCAACTGTCCTCGGGTGTGTCTGCCTCGGCATTGCTAGCCTCATCTACCTTGCA GCAGCTATCCGAGGTGAACACTGGGAGCCCATTCTTCCACAGAAGGAGACTACTCGAAAGACGGACGCAGTCAGTGTGAGGAATCCTCCGGAGATGCCACCACCGAGACCTCCTCCCGAGGTGCGCAGGAAACGGGTAGACGACCTGGAGGGAGCAGCCTATGAAAACCCCATCCCTGTTAGTGACAAATGA